The Miscanthus floridulus cultivar M001 chromosome 7, ASM1932011v1, whole genome shotgun sequence genome includes a region encoding these proteins:
- the LOC136464930 gene encoding uncharacterized protein produces the protein MMINRSAAMALFLPLLLVLLLATGGQANADEPSTSHRAAPEPSAALKGYETSRGPPAATGGHRHREIKIGPCFPSTDGNALSDRGNAPSCLKRCTSKGYAGGRCDTLSGGLPGDCFCLTLDGRA, from the exons ATGATGATCAATCGGTCTGCAGCCATGGCTCTGTTCCTCCCTCTCTTACTTGTGCTACTCTTGGCCACCG GTGGTCAAGCCAACGCCGATGAGCCATCAACATCACATCGCGCTGCTCCAGAGCCGTCGGCGGCGTTGAAGGGCTACGAAACCTCGAGGGGGCCGCCGGCAGCAACCGGCG GTCACCGTCACCGGGAGATCAAGATTGGTCCATGCTTCCCCAGCACAGACGGCAATGCTCTCTCCGACAGAGGCAATGCTCCCTCCTGCCTCAAGCGATGCACAAGCAAAGGCTATGCCGGCGGGCGCTGTGACACCTTGTCCGGCGGCCTTCCCGGCGACTGCTTCTGCCTCACGCTTGATGGCCGTGCATAG